From a single Azospirillum fermentarium genomic region:
- the meaB gene encoding methylmalonyl Co-A mutase-associated GTPase MeaB codes for MPASPPPPSVSALADAVRRGDRRGLARAITLIESTRPDHREQAEALLEALLPHTGQSVRVGVSGVPGVGKSTFIEAFGLHVIGLGHKVAVLAIDPSSQKTGGSILGDKTRMVDLSRDPAAFIRPSPAGATLGGVARRTREAMLLCEAAGFDVIIIETVGVGQSETAVADMVDLFLLLLLPAGGDELQGIKKGIMELADVVVVNKADGDLAATARHTVADYRHALTMLRHGEWRVPVLSCSAAHKSGIDTVWDTILSHRGLTTASGARATRRAEQARAWMWTEIREGLIDAFRHHPGVLDNLPRWESAVVDGGTVPTAAARRLLSHFLNREVGAAN; via the coding sequence ATGCCCGCTTCGCCGCCCCCTCCGTCCGTTTCCGCCCTTGCCGATGCGGTGCGCCGCGGCGACCGCCGCGGGCTGGCCCGCGCCATCACCCTGATCGAATCGACCCGCCCCGACCACCGGGAACAGGCCGAGGCGCTGCTGGAAGCGCTCCTGCCCCACACCGGCCAGTCGGTCCGGGTGGGTGTGTCGGGGGTGCCGGGGGTGGGCAAGTCCACCTTCATCGAGGCGTTCGGGCTGCACGTCATCGGGCTGGGGCACAAGGTGGCGGTGCTGGCCATCGACCCGTCGTCGCAGAAGACCGGCGGCTCGATCCTGGGCGACAAGACCCGCATGGTGGACCTGTCGCGCGACCCGGCCGCCTTCATCCGCCCGTCGCCCGCCGGGGCCACGCTGGGCGGCGTGGCGCGGCGCACGCGCGAGGCCATGCTGCTGTGCGAGGCCGCCGGATTCGACGTGATCATCATCGAAACCGTGGGCGTGGGACAGTCGGAAACCGCGGTGGCCGACATGGTGGACCTGTTCCTGCTGCTGCTGCTGCCCGCCGGCGGCGACGAGCTGCAGGGCATCAAGAAGGGCATCATGGAACTGGCCGACGTGGTGGTGGTGAACAAGGCCGACGGCGACCTGGCCGCCACCGCCCGCCACACGGTGGCCGATTACCGCCACGCCCTGACCATGCTGCGCCATGGGGAATGGCGGGTGCCGGTGCTGAGCTGCTCCGCCGCCCACAAATCCGGCATCGACACGGTGTGGGACACCATCCTCAGCCACCGCGGCCTCACCACCGCCAGCGGTGCGCGCGCCACCCGCCGCGCCGAACAGGCCCGCGCCTGGATGTGGACCGAGATCCGCGAAGGGCTGATCGACGCCTTCCGCCACCACCCCGGCGTTCTGGACAACCTGCCCCGCTGGGAATCGGCGGTGGTGGACGGCGGCACCGTGCCCACCGCCGCCGCCCGCCGGCTGCTGTCCCACTTCCTCAACCGCGAGGTCGGGGCCGCGAATTGA
- a CDS encoding ABCB family ABC transporter ATP-binding protein/permease yields MRRLNSSTPQLSFSQDMGVLHTLVPYLWPRDSREMRVRVVVAMLCLLGSKAATVTVPLLFKHAIDSLTNVPQGAGWAAVPVGMILAYGTARILQLAFGEARDAIFAKVGQRAIRRVALAVFRHLHALSLRFHLERQTGGLSRTLERGTRAIETLLRYMLFSIAPTLVEIALVVVILWRLFDVWFALATFVTVAGYITYTFTVSEWRTRFRRRMNEQDSRANTKAIDSLLNYETVKYFGNEEHEARRYDEALAAYEQAAVKSQTSLSVLNVGQAAIIAVGLTVVMILAARGITAGRMTIGDFVLVNTYLIQLYQPLNFFGFVYREMKQALADIEGLFRLLREDREVDDAPGARPLALGGGAIRFEDVSFGYDPRRPILKGVDFTVAAGHTVAIVGPSGAGKSTIGRLLFRFYDATGGRILVDGQDIRTVTQASVRAAVAIVPQDTVLFNDTIYYNIAYGRPAATRAEVEQAARLAHIHHFVTTLPDGYQTMVGERGLKLSGGEKQRVAIARAILKNPAILLFDEATSALDTHTEREIQANLREVSRGRTTLVIAHRLSTVVEADDILVMDGGRVIERGRHADLLAHGGAYAALWSRQQAGGDAEEAVAAD; encoded by the coding sequence ATGCGCCGCCTGAACTCCTCCACGCCGCAACTGAGCTTTTCCCAGGACATGGGGGTTCTGCACACGCTCGTGCCCTATTTATGGCCGCGCGATTCCCGTGAAATGCGCGTGCGGGTGGTGGTGGCCATGCTGTGCCTGCTGGGGTCCAAGGCCGCCACCGTCACCGTGCCGCTGCTGTTCAAGCACGCCATCGATTCGCTGACCAACGTTCCCCAGGGGGCCGGGTGGGCCGCGGTGCCGGTGGGGATGATCCTGGCCTATGGCACCGCGCGCATCCTCCAGCTTGCGTTCGGGGAGGCGCGGGACGCCATCTTCGCCAAGGTCGGCCAGCGGGCGATCCGCCGGGTGGCGCTGGCGGTGTTCCGCCATCTGCACGCCCTGTCGCTGCGGTTCCACCTGGAACGGCAGACGGGCGGGCTGTCGCGCACGCTGGAGCGCGGCACGCGGGCCATCGAGACGCTGCTGCGCTACATGCTGTTTTCCATCGCGCCGACGCTGGTGGAAATCGCGCTGGTGGTGGTGATCCTGTGGCGGCTGTTCGACGTGTGGTTCGCGCTGGCGACCTTCGTCACCGTGGCGGGGTACATCACCTATACCTTCACGGTGTCGGAATGGCGCACCCGCTTCCGCCGCCGCATGAACGAGCAGGACAGCCGCGCCAACACCAAGGCCATCGACAGCCTGCTGAACTACGAGACCGTCAAGTACTTCGGCAACGAGGAGCACGAGGCCCGCCGCTACGACGAGGCGCTGGCGGCCTATGAGCAGGCGGCGGTGAAGAGCCAGACCAGCCTGTCGGTGCTGAACGTGGGGCAGGCGGCGATCATCGCCGTCGGGCTGACGGTGGTGATGATCCTGGCCGCCCGCGGCATCACCGCCGGGCGCATGACCATCGGCGATTTCGTGCTGGTGAACACCTATCTGATCCAGCTCTACCAGCCGCTCAACTTCTTCGGTTTCGTCTACCGCGAGATGAAGCAGGCGCTGGCCGACATCGAGGGGCTGTTCCGCCTGCTGCGCGAGGACCGGGAGGTGGACGACGCCCCCGGCGCGCGTCCGCTGGCCCTGGGCGGCGGCGCCATCCGGTTCGAGGACGTGTCCTTCGGCTACGATCCCCGCCGCCCGATCCTGAAGGGGGTGGATTTCACCGTGGCCGCCGGCCACACGGTGGCCATCGTCGGCCCGTCGGGGGCGGGCAAATCCACCATCGGGCGGCTGCTGTTCCGCTTCTACGACGCCACCGGCGGCCGCATCCTGGTGGACGGGCAGGACATCCGCACGGTGACCCAGGCCAGCGTGCGCGCCGCCGTCGCCATCGTTCCCCAGGACACGGTGCTGTTCAACGACACCATTTATTACAACATCGCCTATGGCCGCCCCGCCGCCACCCGGGCGGAGGTGGAGCAGGCCGCCCGGCTGGCTCACATCCACCATTTCGTCACCACCCTGCCCGACGGCTACCAGACCATGGTGGGCGAACGGGGGCTGAAGCTGTCGGGCGGCGAGAAGCAGCGGGTGGCCATCGCGCGCGCCATCCTGAAGAACCCCGCCATCCTGCTGTTCGACGAGGCGACCAGCGCGCTCGACACCCACACCGAGCGCGAGATCCAGGCCAACCTGCGCGAGGTCAGCCGCGGGCGCACCACCCTGGTCATCGCCCACCGCCTGTCCACGGTGGTGGAGGCCGACGACATCCTGGTGATGGACGGCGGCCGGGTGATCGAGCGGGGCCGCCACGCCGACCTGCTGGCCCACGGCGGCGCCTATGCCGCCCTGTGGTCCCGCCAGCAGGCGGGCGGCGACGCGGAAGAGGCGGTGGCGGCGGACTGA
- a CDS encoding methyl-accepting chemotaxis protein, whose protein sequence is MQSASFSGRFKVATRIYTGFLLILALLGAVVALGYQAQTSAEGGFDRYASIADNSIRINGITAHVAAMRRSVVSYSYTGDSKAADAVVASQGELEPALKEAIRVTLDPTRRANLEQMLRLFEEYRANFVKVQDLRKRRDAVVDQELTPLGTRAREDMSRIIATAMADGDYEAAALAGQAQEALMQVRLSVTRFLVSPSQKAIDEVRERGEKLKTAMPALVSRLHNPERHRQAQEVQELATRFVTLFGTAADAVMAVNGLTNGAMAKAGEDFADLAEKTVGMQHAALGQILGNVRTEMDDNRIQSLVIAAAALVLGLLLAWLVARSIVRPVTDMTGTMTDLAGGKLDVVIPALDNQDEIGSMAKAVQVFKDNAIEKQRMDEAERARIEQERREDEAQRAREQAIGQEIAALIDSVSKGDLSRRIDLAGKDGFYRTMSEGINRLTDTVQSVIRDLAQVLGALSEGDLNIRLTKDYQGAFQALKTDFNATSEKLAQIVGQITQSADTIASASSEVSMGSSDLAERTEQQASSLEETAASMEELGATVRSNADNAQRANRMAADARSAAESGGQVAGAAVEAMRRIEDSSRKITDIIGVIDEIAFQTNLLALNAAVEAARAGDAGRGFAVVAQEVRNLAQRSAQASKEIKSLIMDSDSQVRGGVELVQKAGAALEGIVSGVHEVASLIAEMASASTEQASALDEINSAVAQMDEMTQKNAALVEETTAAAQAMAGQAGDLKALIGFFKLSGAAAVPVVSAPVRTAHAVPAAAPARRPAAAKPAAKPAAHPVSKPKLVSSTTAAAPAATLRHADDDDDWKEF, encoded by the coding sequence ATGCAAAGCGCCAGTTTTTCCGGCCGGTTCAAGGTCGCAACCCGTATTTACACAGGCTTTCTGCTGATTCTGGCCCTGCTTGGGGCCGTGGTCGCCCTGGGTTACCAGGCGCAGACGTCGGCGGAGGGCGGGTTCGACCGTTATGCGTCCATTGCGGACAACTCCATCCGCATCAACGGAATCACCGCCCATGTGGCGGCCATGCGCCGCAGCGTCGTCAGCTACTCCTACACCGGCGACTCCAAGGCGGCGGACGCCGTGGTCGCGAGCCAGGGGGAGCTGGAGCCGGCGCTGAAGGAGGCGATCCGCGTTACCCTCGACCCCACCCGCCGCGCCAATCTGGAACAGATGCTGCGGCTGTTCGAGGAATACCGCGCCAACTTCGTCAAGGTGCAGGACCTGCGCAAGCGCCGCGATGCGGTGGTGGATCAGGAACTGACCCCCCTGGGCACCCGTGCGCGCGAGGATATGAGCCGCATCATCGCCACCGCCATGGCCGACGGCGATTACGAGGCCGCGGCCCTGGCCGGGCAGGCCCAGGAGGCGCTGATGCAGGTGCGGCTCAGCGTCACGCGCTTCCTCGTCTCCCCCTCGCAAAAGGCGATTGACGAGGTGCGGGAGCGCGGGGAAAAGCTGAAGACCGCCATGCCGGCGCTGGTCAGCCGCCTCCACAACCCCGAACGCCACCGTCAGGCGCAGGAGGTGCAGGAACTGGCCACCCGCTTCGTCACCCTGTTCGGCACGGCGGCGGACGCGGTGATGGCCGTCAACGGCCTGACCAACGGCGCCATGGCGAAAGCGGGCGAGGATTTCGCCGATCTGGCGGAAAAGACCGTCGGCATGCAGCACGCCGCCCTGGGGCAGATCCTGGGCAACGTGCGCACCGAGATGGACGACAACCGTATCCAGTCGCTGGTCATCGCCGCCGCCGCCCTGGTGCTGGGGCTGCTGCTGGCGTGGCTGGTGGCGCGGTCGATCGTGCGGCCCGTGACCGACATGACCGGCACCATGACCGATCTGGCCGGCGGGAAGCTGGACGTCGTGATTCCCGCCCTGGACAATCAGGACGAGATCGGGTCCATGGCCAAGGCCGTGCAGGTGTTCAAGGACAACGCCATCGAAAAGCAGCGGATGGACGAGGCCGAGCGCGCCCGCATCGAACAGGAGCGCCGCGAGGACGAGGCGCAACGCGCCCGCGAACAGGCCATCGGCCAGGAAATCGCCGCCCTGATCGATTCGGTGTCCAAGGGCGACCTCAGCCGCCGCATCGATCTGGCCGGCAAGGACGGCTTCTACCGCACCATGTCGGAGGGCATCAACCGCCTGACCGACACCGTGCAGTCGGTGATCCGCGATCTGGCCCAGGTTCTGGGGGCGCTGTCCGAAGGTGACCTGAACATCCGCCTGACCAAGGACTACCAGGGGGCGTTCCAGGCGTTGAAGACCGATTTCAACGCCACCTCCGAAAAGCTGGCCCAGATCGTCGGGCAGATCACCCAGTCCGCCGACACCATCGCGTCCGCGTCGTCGGAGGTGTCCATGGGCTCCTCCGACCTCGCCGAGCGCACCGAGCAGCAGGCCTCCTCGCTGGAGGAGACCGCGGCCAGCATGGAAGAGCTGGGCGCCACCGTGCGCTCCAACGCCGACAACGCCCAGCGCGCCAACCGCATGGCGGCGGATGCCCGTTCGGCTGCCGAATCCGGCGGGCAGGTGGCCGGTGCCGCGGTGGAGGCCATGCGGCGGATCGAGGATTCCAGCCGCAAGATCACCGACATCATCGGCGTGATCGACGAAATCGCGTTCCAGACCAACCTGCTGGCGCTCAACGCCGCGGTGGAGGCGGCGCGGGCCGGCGATGCGGGCCGCGGCTTCGCCGTGGTGGCGCAGGAGGTGCGCAACCTCGCCCAGCGCTCGGCCCAGGCGTCCAAGGAAATCAAGTCCCTGATCATGGACAGCGATTCCCAGGTCCGTGGCGGCGTGGAACTGGTGCAGAAGGCCGGGGCGGCGCTGGAGGGCATCGTCAGTGGCGTGCACGAGGTGGCTTCCCTGATCGCCGAAATGGCGTCGGCGTCCACCGAGCAGGCGTCGGCCCTGGACGAGATCAACTCCGCCGTCGCCCAGATGGACGAGATGACCCAGAAGAACGCGGCCCTGGTGGAGGAAACCACCGCCGCCGCCCAGGCCATGGCGGGGCAGGCCGGCGACCTGAAGGCCCTGATCGGCTTCTTCAAGCTGTCGGGGGCGGCAGCCGTGCCGGTGGTTTCGGCCCCGGTGCGCACCGCCCACGCCGTCCCCGCGGCGGCTCCGGCCCGGCGCCCGGCGGCGGCCAAGCCCGCGGCGAAACCGGCGGCTCATCCGGTGTCCAAGCCCAAGCTGGTCAGCAGCACGACCGCGGCGGCCCCCGCCGCGACCCTGCGCCATGCCGACGACGACGACGACTGGAAGGAGTTCTGA
- the ahcY gene encoding adenosylhomocysteinase, whose translation MSATAFTDYKVADISLAGWGRKEITIAETEMPGLMALRAEYGDAKPLAGARIVGCLHMTIQTAVLIETLTALGATVRWSSCNIFSTQDHAASAIAAAGIPVFAWKGETEEEFWWCIEQTLRGPDGWTPNMILDDGGDVTQIMHDKYPEMLKDVRGLSEETTTGVHRLYEMMKAGKLLVPAINVNDSVTKSKFDNLYGCRESLVDGIKRATDVMVAGKVAVVCGYGDVGKGSAASLRSQGARVMVTEIDPINALQAAMEGYQVATMDEAAALGDIFVTATGNVDVITLDHMRAMKDRAIVCNIGHFDSEIQIDSLKNLVWEEVKPQVDEVVFPDGKRLIVLAKGRLVNLGCATGHPSFVMSASFTNQVLAQIELWTNHTAYENKVYVLPKHLDEKVARLHLEKIGVKLTQLSDKQAAYIGVPVAGPYKPDHYRY comes from the coding sequence ATGTCCGCCACCGCCTTCACGGACTACAAGGTCGCCGACATCAGCCTCGCCGGCTGGGGCCGCAAGGAAATCACCATCGCCGAGACCGAAATGCCGGGCCTGATGGCGCTGCGCGCGGAATACGGCGATGCCAAGCCGCTGGCCGGCGCCCGCATCGTCGGCTGCCTGCACATGACCATCCAGACGGCGGTTCTGATCGAAACGCTGACGGCGCTGGGTGCGACCGTGCGCTGGTCCTCGTGCAACATCTTCTCGACCCAGGACCACGCCGCCTCGGCCATTGCCGCGGCCGGCATCCCGGTCTTCGCCTGGAAGGGCGAGACCGAGGAGGAGTTCTGGTGGTGCATCGAGCAGACCCTGCGCGGCCCCGACGGCTGGACCCCCAACATGATCCTGGACGACGGCGGCGACGTCACCCAGATCATGCACGACAAGTATCCCGAGATGCTCAAGGACGTGCGCGGCCTGTCGGAGGAGACCACCACCGGCGTGCACCGTCTGTACGAGATGATGAAGGCCGGCAAGCTGCTGGTCCCCGCCATCAACGTCAACGACAGCGTCACCAAGTCGAAGTTCGACAACCTGTACGGCTGCCGTGAATCGCTGGTGGACGGCATCAAGCGCGCCACCGACGTGATGGTGGCCGGCAAGGTGGCGGTGGTCTGCGGCTACGGCGACGTGGGCAAGGGCTCGGCGGCCAGCCTGCGCAGCCAGGGTGCCCGCGTCATGGTCACCGAAATCGACCCCATCAACGCGCTCCAGGCCGCGATGGAAGGCTATCAGGTCGCCACCATGGACGAGGCCGCCGCGCTCGGCGACATCTTCGTCACCGCCACCGGCAACGTGGACGTGATCACGCTGGACCACATGCGCGCCATGAAGGACCGCGCCATCGTCTGCAACATCGGCCACTTCGACAGCGAGATCCAGATCGACTCGCTGAAGAATCTGGTGTGGGAAGAGGTGAAGCCGCAGGTGGACGAGGTGGTGTTCCCCGACGGCAAGCGCCTGATCGTGCTGGCCAAGGGCCGTCTGGTCAACCTGGGCTGCGCCACCGGCCACCCCAGCTTCGTGATGAGCGCGTCCTTCACCAACCAGGTGCTGGCCCAGATCGAGCTGTGGACCAACCACACCGCTTATGAAAACAAGGTCTATGTGCTGCCCAAGCACCTGGACGAAAAGGTCGCCCGCCTGCACCTGGAGAAGATCGGCGTGAAGCTGACCCAGCTCTCCGACAAGCAGGCCGCCTATATCGGCGTGCCGGTCGCCGGCCCGTACAAGCCCGACCACTACCGCTATTGA
- a CDS encoding SPFH domain-containing protein gives MDLSAFSVFAIALLLFAVVLVVKGVKTVPQGQEWTVERFGRYTHTLPPGLHLVIPVIDSIGARQNMMETVLDVPSQEVITKDNAMVTVDGVVFYQVVDAARASYEVQNLQQAILNLTMTNVRTVMGSMDLDELLSQRDKINVQLLTVVDEATTPWGVKVTRIEIRDIQPPRDLVDSMARQMKAERDRRAAILEAEGLRQAAILRAEGEKQAAILQAEGRREAAFRDAEAREREAAAEAEATRLVSEAIQNGGVQAINYFVAQRYVESLTQLASAPNQKVLFLPLEAAGVIGAIGGVAEIAREAFADGTPARKAGPWTPPPGGAR, from the coding sequence ATGGATCTCAGCGCCTTTTCGGTTTTCGCCATTGCGTTGCTGCTGTTCGCGGTGGTGCTGGTGGTCAAGGGGGTGAAGACGGTGCCCCAGGGCCAGGAATGGACGGTGGAACGGTTCGGGCGCTACACCCACACCCTGCCGCCGGGGCTGCATCTGGTGATCCCCGTCATCGACAGCATCGGCGCCCGCCAGAACATGATGGAAACCGTGCTGGACGTGCCGTCGCAGGAGGTCATCACCAAGGACAACGCCATGGTCACCGTGGACGGCGTGGTCTTCTATCAGGTGGTGGACGCCGCCCGCGCCTCGTACGAGGTGCAGAACCTCCAGCAGGCGATCCTGAACCTGACCATGACCAACGTGCGCACGGTCATGGGGTCGATGGATCTGGACGAGTTGCTGTCCCAGCGCGACAAGATCAACGTGCAGCTTCTGACCGTGGTGGACGAGGCGACGACGCCGTGGGGTGTGAAGGTCACCCGCATCGAGATCCGCGACATCCAGCCGCCGCGGGATCTGGTGGACAGCATGGCCCGGCAGATGAAGGCCGAACGCGACCGCCGCGCCGCCATCCTGGAGGCCGAGGGGCTGCGTCAGGCGGCCATCCTGCGCGCCGAGGGCGAGAAGCAGGCGGCGATCCTCCAGGCCGAGGGCCGGCGCGAAGCCGCCTTCCGCGATGCCGAGGCCCGCGAACGCGAAGCGGCGGCGGAAGCCGAAGCCACCCGGCTGGTGTCGGAGGCGATCCAGAACGGCGGGGTGCAGGCCATCAACTACTTCGTCGCCCAGCGCTATGTGGAATCGCTGACCCAACTGGCCTCCGCCCCCAATCAGAAGGTGCTGTTCCTGCCGCTGGAAGCCGCCGGGGTGATCGGCGCCATCGGCGGCGTGGCGGAAATCGCCCGCGAGGCCTTCGCCGACGGTACGCCGGCGCGCAAGGCCGGCCCGTGGACCCCGCCGCCGGGGGGAGCGCGATGA